In Chryseobacterium sp. C-71, the genomic window CGGGTTATGAGCCCGACGAGCTACCTACTGCTCCATCCCGCGGTGTATTTTTAGAGTGTTTACCGAAAACACTTAAACTTAGTAGCGGGAACCGGACTCGAACCGATGACCTCCGGGTTATGAGCCCGACGAGCTACCTACTGCTCTATCCCGCGATATTGGATTGCAAATGTACGAATAAATTTTAACATTACAAGGATTTCTTTTAAATACAGCATTTTCGCTCAATAATTTAAATATTTGTATCTTTGTTATATGGCAAAAATACTAAGAATTTACCCCAACAATCCTCAGGAAAACCTTATCAATGAGGTGATTAAATCCCTGAATAATGGCGGACTGATTATTTATCCGTCTGATACTGTTTATGCATTGGGCTGTAATATTTTTGATATTAAGGCCATGGAAAAGCTCGCTCAGATTAAAAAACAGAAACTGGATAAAGCAAAATTCTCCATTATCTGTAATGATCTCAGCCACCTTTCTGATTTTACAAGACCCATCGACACTTCAGTTTTCAGATTTTTGAAGAGTCACCTTCCAGGTCCATTCACTTTTATTTTGGAAGCTAATAAAGCATTGCCTTTAGCTTATAAAAATCACAAAACAGTTGGTATCAGAGTTCCGGATCATCCGATTCCGCAATTGATAGTTGAAAAATTGGGACATCCGATTGCATCAACGTCGATAAAAGATGACGATGAAATCATTGAATATTCCACTGATCCTGAATTGATTGCTGAGAAATATGATCATTTAGTAGATATTGTTATTGATTCCGGATATGGTGATAATGTTGCTTCTACCATTGTAGATCTGACATCAGGCGAGCCGGAAATAATCAGACAAGGAAAAGGAGAAATTTAGAAGCATTCTTACAATATGAGTCTCAACGGAAAATATGCTGTAGGCATTGCACTTACTTTTGTGCTGCTTGTACTGTCAATGCTTTATTCAATTCCTTTAATTAATTTATTTTTTAATTTTAAAACATTAACCACTGAACTCTTTTTCTACAACAGACTGTCACTGTGGTTGGTTTTAATTCTTGTATTATTTTATAATTTTTTCATTGAGAATCGATCATTCTTCGTTTGGGAAGACAAAAAATATTCAGCCGGTTTTTATTTGGGTGCAGTAATTTGCCTTTATCTTATCTGTGTGATTGGTGGAACATTTTTGAATGGAATTATCAAGTTGCTCACTCATGAAAAAGTCAGTGATAAATTGCTACATCTCAGTTATATTTTTAAAAACAATTACTTTCTGATCATTTTCACCTGTCTTACAGCGGGAGTTATTGAAGAACTATTGATGCGGGCTTACATTCAGCCTAGAATTGAAAAAATATACAACAGTCCG contains:
- a CDS encoding CPBP family intramembrane glutamic endopeptidase, with the protein product MSLNGKYAVGIALTFVLLVLSMLYSIPLINLFFNFKTLTTELFFYNRLSLWLVLILVLFYNFFIENRSFFVWEDKKYSAGFYLGAVICLYLICVIGGTFLNGIIKLLTHEKVSDKLLHLSYIFKNNYFLIIFTCLTAGVIEELLMRAYIQPRIEKIYNSPVLGITISALLFGILHSTYGTIGQVVITFFIGIVFALFYKKYSNIKILIICHFMFDFISLMLMNLTDLKNLSSI
- a CDS encoding L-threonylcarbamoyladenylate synthase, with product MAKILRIYPNNPQENLINEVIKSLNNGGLIIYPSDTVYALGCNIFDIKAMEKLAQIKKQKLDKAKFSIICNDLSHLSDFTRPIDTSVFRFLKSHLPGPFTFILEANKALPLAYKNHKTVGIRVPDHPIPQLIVEKLGHPIASTSIKDDDEIIEYSTDPELIAEKYDHLVDIVIDSGYGDNVASTIVDLTSGEPEIIRQGKGEI